In Carnobacterium sp. CP1, the following are encoded in one genomic region:
- a CDS encoding ABC transporter permease → MKKKKRGFLYHLNRNKAMLFMALPGAIWLIFFFYIPVAGNVVAFKDFRFIENGGFWGSISQSKWVGFDNFKFLFSSSNAYIITRNTLLYNITFILAGLILAVSIAVIVSQLRSKKMIKVYQTSMLLPYFLSWVIISYFVYAFLSPDKGLINSIIVGQGGTPISWYSDPTYWPYILVFLGIWKGVGYSSVIYFAAIMGIEPAFYEAAEIDGASKWQQIRHVTLPHLVPLITILTIMGVGGIFKADFGLFYQIPRNAGALYNVTSVLDTYIYNGLASSGDIGMTTAAGLYQSVVGFILVVVTNLIVRRFDEESALF, encoded by the coding sequence ATGAAAAAGAAAAAAAGAGGATTTTTGTATCATTTAAATAGAAACAAAGCGATGTTATTTATGGCACTGCCTGGAGCAATCTGGTTGATTTTCTTTTTCTATATACCTGTAGCAGGGAATGTGGTAGCTTTTAAAGATTTCAGGTTTATCGAAAACGGCGGTTTTTGGGGAAGTATCAGTCAAAGTAAATGGGTAGGATTTGATAACTTCAAGTTTTTATTTTCTTCTTCCAATGCCTATATCATTACTAGAAATACACTTCTTTACAACATAACATTCATTTTAGCGGGATTGATTTTGGCAGTCAGCATTGCTGTAATTGTTAGTCAATTGCGGTCCAAAAAAATGATTAAAGTCTATCAAACTTCTATGTTGCTTCCTTATTTTCTATCATGGGTTATTATTAGTTATTTTGTATACGCTTTCCTTAGTCCTGATAAAGGCTTGATCAACTCAATCATTGTTGGACAAGGAGGAACGCCCATTAGTTGGTATTCTGACCCGACTTACTGGCCTTATATCTTAGTGTTTTTAGGTATCTGGAAAGGTGTCGGTTACAGCAGCGTTATTTATTTCGCAGCCATTATGGGAATTGAACCAGCTTTTTATGAAGCGGCCGAAATTGATGGTGCTAGTAAATGGCAACAAATTCGACATGTTACATTGCCACATTTAGTTCCTCTGATTACCATTTTAACTATTATGGGAGTAGGCGGGATTTTCAAAGCTGACTTCGGTTTATTCTATCAAATCCCAAGAAATGCAGGTGCGCTTTATAACGTGACCTCAGTATTAGATACTTATATTTATAATGGTTTAGCTTCAAGTGGAGACATCGGAATGACAACAGCAGCTGGCTTGTACCAATCGGTTGTCGGTTTTATCTTAGTTGTGGTCACCAACTTGATTGTCCGTCGTTTTGATGAAGAATCAGCATTATTCTAA
- a CDS encoding beta-galactosidase, LacZ type yields MRLTDIQNPGKLHRNREQSRAYFIPFADEYTAIVGETKKSTRLQSLNGLWKFHYAENPVEAPQEFFQESYDVDKWGDIEVPSHWQLKGYGRPQYTNVTYPFQVDPPHIPSENPTGSYRRHFYLPSEWRNHQVFLRFEGVDNSFHIWINGQQVGFSKGSRLPAEFNITAYLKNGENTIAVRVYQWSDSSYLEDQDMWWLSGIFRDVYLLARPATYIRDFFVRPSLDKNYADANLTVDLDFHQSDLMTLQNLKLTYTLLDKHQKEVQNGSGKMIDLESKQSLNLFVKQPQKWSAETPYLYQLVLTLIDEEETVIEVLSQKIGFRSVELKNGLILINGVPITFKGVNRHDTHPDFGRSVTTKDMEKDIQLMKQGNFNAVRSAHYPNAPQFYNLCDEYGLYVMNEADLETHGFETIGDVNRLSNDPTWEKAYVDRMERMVERDKNHPSIVFWSLGNESGNGCNHQAMADWTIKKESAFLIHHEGATKELFDTQQYHKDSIISAVNSTMYTSIDLLEKLGRDTTHLKPHILCEYGHAMGNGPGSMKEYWEVFEKYPRMQGGFVWEWADHGLRQQNSAGEEFYAYGGDFGDQPNDYNFVIDGLVQPDRTPSPAYYELKKVMEPVKIEAANLEKGFFLITNQYDFQTLDNLNLSWSLKANHKIIQKGQISIMGIEPKQTREAFVPLEPLKASYFAAESLWLEVQFTLKSSTNWGAIGHEVAWKQFNLLPQPAEISWKRTVGQNDTPLTIEETQSSLFISGSNFEFIFHKVKGHLVSWIHEGQLLVEKGPEMNFWRAMTNNDHRSEKLWENAGLHWLQQRTDSFTWTLVEDKKTVKIIIQQRIGPPMLAWGINATLSYEINSVGEVLIQAQGQPENDFPRTIPRMGFELILPEEFNQVEWHGRGPGESYSDTKEASRFGMYESSIEGLSFDYIFPQENGNRTDVTWLTLTNEQGSGLLVTGTRTFDFSARHYTQQNLDKAQHIYELRKTKEVYLYLDKQQHGIGSASCGPDVLAEYELLVEPFAFSFLLKPVYP; encoded by the coding sequence ATGAGATTAACCGATATTCAAAACCCAGGTAAGCTGCATCGAAACCGTGAACAAAGCCGAGCTTATTTTATTCCTTTTGCTGATGAATACACGGCAATAGTAGGTGAAACTAAAAAATCTACGCGTCTTCAATCATTAAATGGACTGTGGAAATTTCATTATGCTGAAAACCCAGTAGAAGCTCCACAAGAGTTTTTTCAAGAAAGTTATGACGTCGATAAATGGGGTGACATTGAAGTGCCGTCACATTGGCAGTTAAAAGGGTATGGCCGGCCGCAGTATACAAATGTCACTTATCCCTTTCAAGTAGATCCACCACATATACCAAGTGAGAACCCTACCGGTAGTTATCGACGTCATTTTTATCTCCCGTCGGAATGGAGAAACCACCAAGTTTTCTTGCGCTTTGAAGGAGTTGATAACAGCTTTCATATCTGGATCAATGGTCAACAAGTAGGATTCAGCAAAGGCAGTCGATTGCCAGCAGAATTTAACATAACAGCTTATTTAAAAAATGGGGAAAATACGATAGCCGTTCGCGTATATCAATGGTCTGATTCCTCTTATCTGGAAGACCAAGACATGTGGTGGCTAAGCGGGATTTTTAGAGACGTTTATTTGCTAGCACGTCCAGCAACATATATTCGAGATTTTTTTGTTCGTCCTTCTTTAGATAAAAATTATGCAGATGCTAATCTTACTGTTGATCTAGATTTTCATCAGTCTGATTTAATGACTTTACAAAATTTGAAATTAACGTATACCTTATTGGACAAACACCAAAAAGAGGTACAAAATGGTTCGGGGAAAATGATTGATTTAGAATCAAAACAGAGCCTCAACCTGTTCGTTAAGCAGCCCCAAAAATGGTCTGCAGAAACGCCATACTTGTATCAATTGGTGTTGACTTTGATAGATGAAGAAGAGACGGTTATCGAAGTTCTGTCCCAAAAGATAGGTTTTCGTTCAGTTGAATTAAAGAATGGGTTGATTCTAATCAATGGCGTACCCATTACATTTAAAGGGGTTAATCGTCATGACACTCATCCTGATTTTGGCCGATCTGTAACGACAAAAGATATGGAAAAAGATATTCAACTGATGAAGCAAGGGAACTTTAATGCAGTCCGTTCTGCCCATTATCCTAATGCTCCTCAATTCTATAACTTGTGTGATGAGTATGGATTATATGTTATGAATGAAGCGGATTTGGAAACCCATGGATTCGAAACCATAGGTGATGTGAATCGTTTAAGCAATGATCCAACATGGGAAAAAGCCTACGTCGATCGGATGGAAAGAATGGTGGAACGCGATAAAAATCATCCTTCGATCGTATTTTGGTCTTTAGGAAATGAGTCTGGTAATGGTTGCAATCATCAAGCCATGGCAGATTGGACGATAAAAAAAGAATCAGCATTTCTTATCCATCATGAAGGTGCCACAAAAGAGCTCTTTGATACTCAGCAATACCATAAAGATTCGATTATTTCAGCAGTGAATTCAACGATGTACACTTCGATTGATCTTTTAGAAAAACTCGGACGAGATACAACTCATCTTAAACCCCATATTTTATGTGAATACGGACACGCAATGGGAAATGGTCCGGGATCGATGAAAGAATATTGGGAAGTGTTTGAAAAATATCCGAGAATGCAAGGAGGGTTTGTTTGGGAATGGGCTGACCATGGTTTACGACAACAAAATTCAGCTGGTGAAGAATTTTATGCTTATGGCGGTGATTTTGGAGACCAACCCAATGACTATAATTTTGTCATTGACGGTTTGGTGCAACCTGATCGAACACCTTCACCAGCTTATTACGAATTAAAAAAAGTTATGGAACCGGTAAAAATAGAGGCAGCTAACCTTGAAAAAGGGTTCTTCTTAATAACCAATCAGTATGATTTTCAAACGTTAGACAATTTAAATCTCTCGTGGTCACTTAAAGCAAACCATAAAATAATTCAAAAAGGACAGATTTCCATTATGGGAATAGAGCCAAAACAAACGCGAGAAGCGTTCGTGCCGCTTGAACCATTAAAAGCATCTTATTTTGCAGCGGAAAGCTTATGGTTGGAAGTACAATTTACCCTAAAGAGTTCAACGAACTGGGGAGCTATTGGACATGAGGTAGCTTGGAAACAATTCAATTTGCTCCCACAGCCAGCTGAAATAAGTTGGAAACGAACTGTTGGACAAAACGATACGCCGTTAACGATTGAAGAAACACAGAGTTCTCTTTTTATTTCCGGATCAAACTTTGAATTCATTTTTCATAAAGTCAAAGGTCATCTCGTCTCATGGATACACGAAGGACAATTATTAGTTGAAAAAGGACCTGAAATGAATTTTTGGAGAGCTATGACCAATAATGATCATCGATCGGAAAAATTGTGGGAAAACGCAGGTCTTCATTGGCTGCAGCAAAGAACAGATAGCTTTACATGGACTCTTGTAGAGGATAAAAAGACTGTCAAAATTATTATTCAACAACGAATCGGTCCTCCGATGTTGGCTTGGGGGATCAATGCAACACTAAGTTATGAAATTAATAGTGTTGGGGAAGTGCTTATTCAAGCACAAGGCCAACCTGAAAATGACTTTCCACGTACCATTCCGCGAATGGGATTTGAACTGATCTTACCCGAGGAGTTTAATCAGGTTGAGTGGCATGGACGTGGCCCCGGGGAATCCTATAGCGATACAAAAGAAGCAAGCCGTTTTGGAATGTATGAAAGCAGCATAGAAGGACTGAGCTTCGATTATATTTTTCCTCAAGAAAATGGCAATCGAACGGATGTAACTTGGTTGACGCTGACTAATGAACAAGGGAGTGGTTTGCTAGTTACTGGCACAAGGACTTTTGATTTTAGCGCTCGTCATTATACTCAACAAAACTTAGATAAAGCACAGCACATTTATGAATTGAGGAAAACAAAAGAGGTTTACCTCTATCTTGATAAACAACAACATGGAATTGGATCCGCTAGTTGTGGTCCAGATGTTTTAGCTGAGTATGAACTGTTAGTTGAACCATTTGCCTTTAGTTTTTTATTAAAGCCAGTTTATCCTTAA
- a CDS encoding beta-N-acetylhexosaminidase, translating into MKLYFSGDTQEVIEGLELLSGKLAIQLTREGYPIKVTQRMGNLKVTNSNGQGEIFYQEKSHFFRGVGLFLEAIESQEEFAIEEVLQFDTGGAMLDSSRNAVLAVKGIKELLRDMSVMGLNLLMMYTEDTYEVDEYPYFGYMRGRYTKNEIRELDQYALKLGIEMVPCIQTLGHLREALKWEYANELRDTEDILLIDEPKTYEFLRNLIKSATEPYVSNRIHIGMDEAHDLGLGRYLELNEYKNRFELMNSHLQQVVKITESFGLQAMLWSDMYFKLGSKTNEYTDINAEFPEEIIAGIPNVQMVYWDYYHTEEATYAGMMKKHSELGENQIFAGGIWTWNGLAPNYGKTWATTKAGLTAAKKSGVKEVFATMWGDNGAETPVLTALPGLQLYAEHMYHKDVEEAEVARRFNFCTGSNIDDFLILQNLDETTGVSPYNIMTSQTSKILLWQDSLIGLFDENINGLDLNQHYADLVPRLEQAKKNNPSLNLLFDFYENLARVLSIKAELGIQLKAAYDAADRFKMQELVDVALVLSRKIDVLRKSHRELWFSINKPFGWEILDIRYGGVLLRNETTIYRLTQWINHEIVLIEELEEKRLPFKGPYGNPEGSLGNSMYHRIVTSSAFSS; encoded by the coding sequence GTGAAACTTTATTTTTCTGGAGATACACAAGAGGTAATAGAAGGATTGGAACTGTTAAGTGGTAAATTAGCCATTCAATTAACTAGAGAAGGTTATCCTATAAAAGTCACACAAAGAATGGGCAATCTTAAAGTAACAAATTCCAATGGCCAAGGCGAAATTTTTTATCAAGAAAAAAGCCACTTTTTTAGAGGTGTAGGGTTATTCTTAGAAGCTATTGAAAGCCAGGAGGAATTCGCCATTGAGGAGGTTTTGCAATTTGATACAGGTGGTGCAATGCTGGATTCTTCTAGAAATGCTGTTTTAGCTGTTAAAGGGATCAAAGAGTTGCTTCGTGATATGTCAGTTATGGGTTTAAACTTATTGATGATGTACACTGAAGACACTTACGAAGTCGATGAATATCCTTATTTTGGGTATATGCGCGGACGATACACTAAAAATGAAATTCGAGAGCTTGATCAATATGCTTTGAAGTTAGGAATTGAAATGGTTCCCTGCATCCAAACGTTAGGTCATTTGCGAGAAGCTTTAAAATGGGAATATGCTAACGAATTAAGAGATACAGAAGATATTTTATTAATTGATGAGCCTAAAACTTATGAATTTCTAAGAAATTTAATCAAATCTGCAACGGAGCCTTATGTATCTAATCGCATTCATATTGGAATGGATGAGGCACATGACTTAGGGTTAGGCAGATATTTAGAATTGAATGAATATAAAAACCGTTTTGAGTTAATGAATTCTCATTTGCAACAAGTAGTTAAAATTACTGAGTCATTTGGATTACAAGCGATGCTGTGGAGTGATATGTATTTTAAATTAGGTTCTAAAACGAATGAATATACGGATATAAACGCAGAATTTCCTGAAGAAATCATTGCAGGCATCCCAAATGTTCAAATGGTTTATTGGGATTATTACCATACTGAAGAAGCTACCTATGCTGGAATGATGAAAAAACATTCTGAGTTGGGAGAAAATCAAATTTTTGCTGGAGGCATTTGGACGTGGAACGGACTTGCCCCCAATTATGGGAAAACGTGGGCGACAACCAAAGCAGGGTTAACAGCAGCTAAAAAGAGTGGCGTTAAAGAAGTCTTTGCAACTATGTGGGGCGATAATGGCGCTGAAACGCCGGTATTAACAGCCTTGCCTGGATTGCAGTTGTATGCGGAACACATGTACCATAAAGATGTTGAAGAAGCTGAAGTGGCTAGACGGTTCAATTTTTGTACTGGATCCAATATAGACGATTTTTTGATTTTGCAGAATTTAGATGAGACTACGGGTGTGAGTCCATATAATATCATGACTTCTCAAACATCAAAAATTTTATTGTGGCAAGATAGCTTGATAGGATTGTTTGATGAGAATATCAATGGATTAGACTTAAATCAACATTATGCTGATTTAGTTCCACGATTGGAACAAGCAAAGAAAAACAATCCATCGTTGAATTTATTGTTTGATTTTTATGAAAATCTTGCACGGGTGTTAAGCATAAAAGCAGAGTTAGGTATTCAGTTAAAAGCGGCTTATGATGCAGCTGATCGATTTAAAATGCAAGAGTTAGTGGATGTTGCGCTCGTACTTTCCCGAAAAATAGACGTTTTAAGAAAAAGTCATCGTGAGTTGTGGTTTTCCATAAATAAACCCTTTGGTTGGGAAATATTGGATATTCGTTATGGAGGTGTGCTTTTACGTAATGAAACGACAATTTACCGGCTAACTCAATGGATAAATCATGAAATTGTGTTAATTGAAGAATTAGAAGAAAAACGCCTACCGTTTAAAGGTCCTTATGGGAATCCGGAAGGCAGTCTCGGCAATAGTATGTATCATCGTATCGTTACATCAAGTGCTTTCTCAAGCTAA
- a CDS encoding oxamate carbamoyltransferase subunit AllH family protein, with the protein MNRVYKEEKSNYLRTFFKENHVGVVHSKFDHSLNIKLGKQLVHVSDTLEPLSAFGIKANDEKIHSLLKAVEIGDFVSCQNQVLTFYNSLNKIALVIELETLAETDLKLVPFDAHPQLIEETVFFKELMDIPVQMQTGLPMSAKTTKYLENLRHYPTYALTANEQSVIINHFLGRGIGLTPSGDDFLIGYTSLLILFNQQHEWLRRLQQLVRSGKTTDISLAYLNCLLEGGVNENIKELLDLFYSEDQQILKKKNRTYAFIWTYFWNRHFIRHRHWNRSNEPYRKEQQGDLINDR; encoded by the coding sequence ATGAACCGAGTATATAAAGAAGAAAAAAGCAATTATCTGAGGACGTTTTTTAAAGAAAATCATGTAGGAGTAGTGCATAGCAAATTTGACCACAGCTTAAATATCAAATTAGGGAAACAATTGGTTCATGTGAGCGATACGCTTGAACCTTTGTCAGCTTTCGGAATAAAAGCAAACGATGAAAAAATCCACTCTCTATTAAAGGCAGTTGAAATCGGTGATTTTGTTAGTTGTCAAAATCAAGTATTGACTTTTTATAACAGTCTAAATAAAATCGCATTGGTCATTGAGCTGGAAACTCTTGCCGAAACCGATTTAAAATTAGTACCGTTTGATGCCCACCCGCAACTTATTGAAGAAACGGTTTTTTTTAAAGAACTTATGGACATCCCGGTACAAATGCAAACCGGTTTGCCAATGAGCGCAAAAACCACTAAATATCTTGAAAATTTAAGGCACTACCCAACGTATGCTTTGACGGCGAATGAGCAAAGTGTGATCATCAATCATTTTTTAGGCAGAGGCATTGGACTTACGCCAAGCGGCGATGATTTTCTTATTGGGTACACAAGCCTATTGATTTTATTTAATCAACAGCATGAGTGGCTTAGACGGTTGCAGCAACTTGTCAGAAGCGGCAAGACGACGGACATCAGTTTAGCTTATTTGAATTGTCTTTTAGAAGGGGGAGTGAATGAAAACATTAAGGAACTCCTAGATTTATTTTATTCAGAAGATCAACAGATTCTCAAAAAAAAAAATAGAACGTATGCGTTTATTTGGACATACTTCTGGAACAGACACTTTATTAGGCATCGTCACTGGAACCGAAGCAATGAACCATACAGAAAAGAACAGCAGGGGGATTTAATCAACGATAGATAA
- a CDS encoding amidohydrolase family protein yields MDILLKQVRLNDGESLKDVGIQEGKISAIEEHISETANQVIDAAGRVLVPGFVESHIHLDKALIADRKPNKSGTLQEAIKVTAELKPTFTKEDIYERAKKTLEMIIPYGVTAIRTHSEFDPAQGFTGFETILKLKEEYKNLVDIQVVAFPQEGIFKSPGTDKMMHEAMEMGADVVGGIPYNDAPANEHIDLVFEIAKKYDKPIDLHQDFSDEANDMSIEYLCRKTISEGYQGRVAVGHLTALHALPKAQLDPLIELIAEAGISVMSLPATDLHLGARNDEYNVRRAVTPIRKLRDGGVNVSIATNNIRNAFTPYGNGDILQTAMLAIPVAHLGGADDLPTVLPMITDHPAQAIGLKNYGIAVGNKADVVLLDTFVKTNAIIDIPERLYVIKDGKVTVENKKETIIHR; encoded by the coding sequence ATGGATATTTTATTGAAACAAGTTCGACTAAACGATGGGGAAAGTTTAAAAGATGTGGGGATTCAAGAAGGCAAAATCAGTGCTATTGAAGAGCACATTTCTGAAACAGCTAATCAAGTGATCGATGCAGCAGGTCGAGTCCTCGTGCCTGGTTTTGTAGAAAGCCACATTCACCTGGATAAAGCTTTGATTGCTGATCGCAAGCCTAACAAATCAGGAACTTTGCAAGAAGCTATCAAAGTAACCGCTGAACTGAAACCAACGTTCACGAAAGAAGACATTTACGAGCGTGCCAAAAAGACGTTAGAAATGATTATTCCTTACGGTGTGACCGCAATCAGAACTCATTCTGAATTTGATCCTGCACAAGGGTTTACTGGATTTGAAACCATCTTAAAATTAAAAGAAGAATACAAAAATTTGGTCGATATCCAAGTCGTAGCTTTTCCGCAAGAAGGGATTTTTAAATCTCCGGGCACAGATAAAATGATGCATGAAGCGATGGAAATGGGCGCAGATGTTGTCGGAGGCATTCCTTACAATGATGCACCGGCTAACGAACACATTGATTTGGTATTTGAAATTGCTAAGAAATATGACAAACCCATTGATCTGCACCAAGACTTCAGTGACGAAGCGAATGATATGTCGATTGAGTATTTGTGCCGAAAAACTATTTCTGAAGGGTATCAAGGAAGAGTAGCAGTTGGACATCTGACAGCACTCCATGCATTGCCTAAAGCGCAGTTGGATCCTCTTATCGAATTGATTGCTGAAGCAGGAATCAGCGTGATGTCTTTACCAGCCACTGATTTACACTTAGGGGCACGAAACGATGAATACAATGTAAGAAGAGCCGTTACCCCGATACGCAAATTAAGAGATGGCGGGGTCAACGTATCGATTGCAACAAATAATATTCGAAACGCCTTTACTCCATATGGAAATGGCGACATCCTTCAAACAGCCATGCTGGCGATTCCAGTAGCGCATTTAGGAGGAGCCGATGATTTGCCGACGGTATTGCCGATGATTACTGATCATCCCGCACAAGCAATCGGATTAAAAAATTATGGTATTGCGGTGGGAAATAAAGCCGATGTAGTTTTATTGGATACATTTGTCAAAACGAATGCGATCATCGATATACCTGAGAGACTGTATGTGATTAAGGACGGGAAAGTAACCGTCGAAAACAAAAAGGAAACCATTATTCATCGTTAA
- a CDS encoding citrate transporter has product MAIITIVPLIVVLTLLFLKVDMIIAGLAGGVLAMIIGGIGLGEVNKQFLEAIPTMLTITVPIVNSAIAMAVFKSGGYTAALMLAKRGTKGKVEYVSAFIVILLAAATYMSGIGGGSAMVIAPLAFAAVGVVPELIAAMSLAAAASFTTSPASLESSIVSKLGGFPISEYVSTMRPYWLLFVVVAILLAFFGTKRRHMGFKEEASDEYAQLSNAQLVKITLPAIFLLFAVILGPVVNNLVGIEIFTPLVYMVVTLALIFFCTKFNLNESVEAMIDGSTYILTRLFQVGIFLGFINVIAQTGTFAVIASVAELAPAAVVVPVAVLTGILIGIPAGAYVGSILTLVLPVAISLGFSPLALGFVTIGVGMGSQMSFVNITMQALSSGFDLPILDIVKGNVKWISLASVLLLVLSLVFA; this is encoded by the coding sequence ATGGCTATCATTACTATCGTCCCGCTGATCGTTGTCTTAACATTATTATTTTTAAAAGTAGACATGATCATTGCCGGTCTGGCAGGCGGTGTACTGGCCATGATCATCGGAGGTATCGGATTAGGGGAAGTCAACAAACAGTTCCTTGAAGCCATTCCGACGATGCTGACGATCACTGTCCCGATCGTCAATTCAGCTATTGCGATGGCGGTATTCAAGTCTGGCGGGTATACAGCTGCCTTAATGTTAGCCAAAAGAGGAACGAAAGGGAAAGTAGAATATGTTTCAGCTTTTATTGTGATTTTGCTAGCTGCCGCAACGTATATGTCGGGTATCGGCGGGGGAAGTGCCATGGTTATTGCTCCCTTAGCTTTTGCTGCAGTAGGGGTCGTTCCGGAATTGATTGCAGCTATGTCATTAGCGGCTGCCGCTTCTTTTACCACTTCGCCCGCTTCTCTTGAGTCAAGTATCGTTTCAAAATTAGGCGGCTTTCCTATCAGCGAATATGTTTCAACGATGCGTCCTTATTGGTTGCTCTTTGTAGTCGTTGCTATTTTACTAGCTTTTTTTGGAACCAAACGTCGGCACATGGGATTTAAAGAAGAAGCCTCGGATGAATATGCACAACTGAGCAACGCTCAATTAGTCAAGATTACTTTACCGGCTATCTTTTTATTGTTTGCAGTCATTCTTGGACCAGTCGTAAACAATTTAGTTGGCATCGAAATTTTTACGCCATTGGTTTATATGGTGGTAACATTGGCGTTGATTTTCTTCTGTACCAAATTTAATTTAAACGAATCGGTCGAAGCCATGATCGATGGATCAACGTATATCTTAACGCGTCTCTTTCAAGTAGGAATCTTCTTAGGTTTTATTAATGTGATTGCTCAAACGGGTACCTTTGCTGTAATCGCCAGTGTTGCGGAATTGGCCCCCGCCGCTGTGGTTGTTCCGGTTGCGGTCTTAACAGGTATTTTGATCGGGATTCCTGCTGGTGCATATGTCGGTTCTATTTTAACACTGGTACTGCCGGTAGCCATTTCGTTAGGATTCTCGCCGCTTGCCTTAGGGTTTGTGACGATTGGGGTCGGAATGGGCAGTCAAATGAGTTTTGTTAATATCACCATGCAAGCCTTATCCTCTGGTTTTGACCTTCCTATTTTGGATATTGTTAAAGGGAATGTGAAATGGATCAGTTTAGCTTCTGTCTTGCTGTTAGTTTTATCCTTAGTCTTTGCATAA
- a CDS encoding dicarboxylate/amino acid:cation symporter, whose translation MKFLKNISMTNQIMIGMVLGILAGLLIGPAIAPIKIFGDIFLRLIQMSVVVLVMGAVIEAVGSLDSREIGKLGIKITAWFMGSTLVAAALGIVLGYLIKPGTGINVQLESSAIESNTDSLYDIILNFFPANVMESMSSANMIQVIIFSLLFGFSISVLSTKTDLSALMGGIKQFNVVILNIVKVVMKMAPLGIFSLIAWVTGTIGLAVILPLAKFLLAMAIGTVIFMFLWIMLTATYVKVNPLMLTKKLWRMTVVAFTTTSSAITLPVKMEDSEKKLGISPRISRLVGPLGMALNSNGLALYLSLAAITLAQFYSIEFTVLDTIQMVVLSTLACLGTVVVPGGGLVALAIVIPSLGLPLESIALLAGIDWFSGMFRTVLNVDADALIAMILAHDEKEIDYAIFNSTTEVSSESK comes from the coding sequence ATGAAATTTTTGAAAAACATCAGTATGACAAACCAGATCATGATCGGAATGGTTCTAGGAATTTTAGCGGGTTTATTGATAGGGCCAGCAATTGCACCCATCAAGATTTTTGGAGATATCTTTTTAAGATTGATACAAATGTCAGTAGTCGTTTTAGTGATGGGAGCTGTGATTGAAGCGGTAGGCAGTTTAGATTCGCGGGAAATTGGTAAATTGGGTATTAAAATAACTGCTTGGTTTATGGGGTCTACGCTAGTGGCAGCGGCACTGGGTATTGTACTTGGCTATTTGATTAAACCAGGAACTGGAATCAATGTGCAATTAGAGTCTTCTGCTATTGAAAGCAATACGGATAGTTTATATGATATTATTTTAAATTTCTTTCCAGCCAATGTAATGGAATCGATGTCTAGCGCGAATATGATTCAAGTCATTATTTTTTCTCTATTATTTGGTTTTTCAATTAGTGTGTTGTCAACGAAAACCGATTTATCGGCTTTAATGGGCGGTATTAAACAATTTAACGTGGTGATTTTGAATATTGTTAAAGTTGTCATGAAGATGGCTCCTTTAGGTATTTTTTCTTTAATTGCTTGGGTTACCGGAACCATAGGACTTGCCGTTATTCTGCCGTTAGCTAAATTTTTACTGGCGATGGCAATCGGAACGGTTATCTTTATGTTCTTGTGGATCATGCTGACTGCAACATATGTCAAAGTAAATCCTTTAATGTTGACAAAGAAACTTTGGAGAATGACGGTAGTGGCATTCACTACGACATCTTCTGCGATTACACTTCCGGTAAAGATGGAAGATTCTGAAAAGAAATTGGGCATCAGTCCAAGAATCTCACGTTTAGTTGGTCCATTGGGCATGGCATTGAACAGTAATGGTTTGGCGTTGTATCTTTCTTTGGCAGCAATAACACTGGCTCAGTTCTATAGTATTGAATTTACGGTACTTGACACCATACAAATGGTCGTTTTATCGACATTGGCTTGTTTAGGTACAGTGGTTGTTCCGGGCGGCGGTTTAGTAGCCTTGGCCATCGTTATTCCATCGTTAGGCTTACCGTTGGAGAGTATTGCTTTATTGGCGGGCATCGATTGGTTTTCTGGAATGTTTAGAACCGTTTTGAATGTAGACGCAGATGCACTGATTGCCATGATTCTGGCACATGATGAAAAAGAAATAGATTACGCTATTTTTAATTCAACAACTGAAGTTTCATCCGAAAGCAAATAA